The segment AATCGCGACGCTGACCTGACAGGCGCAACAGTTCTGGACACCGCGACACCGCATGCGGCCAAAGCCATCGCCCTGTTTGCCCTGCCCACCTCGGCAGGAGTCGCACGGGACATGGAAACACCGGGCGGAAGCCTGCGTTGTCTGACCATCCCCATTGGCCCACGCGATGCGCTTCAGGTCTACCACACACCGGGCCACAGCCCGGATGGGCTCTGCTTCCGGGTCGGGGGCGCACTGATTACCGGCGACATCCTCTGCCCCGAAGAACCCGGAATGCCCAGACTACCGGGCCACGACCCCGAAGAACTGGAGCACACGCTAAACAAATTGCTCTGGCTGCTGGACCACGCCAATATCGTTGCGATATACCCGGGACATGGCACCCCCATGAACCGGACCCAGGCCGGAGAACACTTTCGAGCCCTGCGAGCCAAGCTGAACGCATAAAGCAGGACGATCATTCACTCCACAGCTCCGGGACAAGCCCCGAGCCTTGCCACAATCGAACAAGAACTTTCCAAGGGAACCAACATGGGCCAACGCAAAAAAGACGAAGAATTTGATGAGTTTGATGGCGAAGACATCCGCAAGAGCAAAACGCAACGCAAACGCGAGATGATCGAACTACAAGCCCTCGGTGAAAAGCTGTGCGCCATGCCCAACGAAAAAATCAAGGCCATGGACATCCCCGAGGCCATTCGCGAGGCCGCGCTTTTTGACAAGACCGTAAA is part of the Desulfovibrio ferrophilus genome and harbors:
- a CDS encoding MBL fold metallo-hydrolase, producing MAGGTGFSQLEWDTIPGAYETELASVLRLDASNCCNSYLLRSPEYAILVDPGTDSDEADALAGLMAQFTREMPRQAMICLTHCHADHCLGASRILDTPGLIISLVCHKLAADALRNRDADLTGATVLDTATPHAAKAIALFALPTSAGVARDMETPGGSLRCLTIPIGPRDALQVYHTPGHSPDGLCFRVGGALITGDILCPEEPGMPRLPGHDPEELEHTLNKLLWLLDHANIVAIYPGHGTPMNRTQAGEHFRALRAKLNA